Proteins co-encoded in one Salarias fasciatus chromosome 4, fSalaFa1.1, whole genome shotgun sequence genomic window:
- the LOC115386854 gene encoding hemoglobin embryonic subunit alpha-like, translating into MSLSAKDKDTVKTFWAKVAPRAGDIGADALSRMLVVYPQTKTYFSHWKDLSPGSAPVQLHGATVMGGVAEAVGKIDDLTSGLVELSQLHAFTLRVDPANFKILSHNLMVVMAMQFPSDFTPEVHVSMDKFLAAVALALSEKYR; encoded by the exons ATGAGTCTCAGCGCTAAAGACAAGGACACAGTGAAAACCTTCTGGGCCAAAGTGGCTCCCAGAGCGGGGGACATCGGTGCTGATGCTCTGTCCAG GATGCTGGTTGTGTATCCTCAGACCAAGACTTATTTCTCCCACTGGAAGGATCTGAGCCCCGGGTCTGCGCCTGTGCAGCTCCACGGAGCCACTGTGATGGGTGGAGTGGCTGAGGCTGTGGGGAAAATTGATGACCTGACCTCAGGCCTGGTGGAGCTGAGTCAGCTGCATGCCTTCACCCTGAGAGTGGATCCTGCAAACTTCAAG ATCCTGTCTCACAACCTGATGGTGGTCATGGCCATGCAGTTCCCCAGTGACTTCACCCCTGAGGTTCATGTGTCCATGGACAAGTTCCTGGCTGCTGTGGCTCTGGCCCTGTCTGAGAAGTACAGATGA
- the LOC115386858 gene encoding LOW QUALITY PROTEIN: hemoglobin embryonic subunit alpha-like (The sequence of the model RefSeq protein was modified relative to this genomic sequence to represent the inferred CDS: deleted 2 bases in 1 codon) — protein MSLSAKDKDTVNTFWAKVAPRAGDIGADALSRMLVVYPQTKTYFSHWKDLRPGSEPVIKHGATVMGGVASAVSKIDDLTAGLMELSQLHAFTLRVDPANFMILSHNLMVVMAMQFPSDFTPEVHVSMDKFLAAVALALSEKYR, from the exons ATGAGCCTCAGCGCTAAAGACAAGGACACAGTGAAT ACCTTCTGGGCCAAAGTGGCTCCCAGAGCGGGGGACATCGGTGCTGATGCTCTGTCCAG GATGCTGGTGGTGTACCCGCAGACCAAGACTTACTTCTCCCACTGGAAGGACCTGAGACCAGGGTCTGAACCGGTGATCAAGCACGGAGCCACCGTGATGGGTggagtggcttctgctgtgtccAAGATCGACGACCTGACCGCAGGCCTGATGGAGCTGAGTCAGCTGCATGCCTTCACCCTGAGAGTGGATCCTGCAAACTTCATG atCCTGTCTCACAACCTGATGGTGGTCATGGCCATGCAGTTCCCCAGTGACTTCACCCCTGAGGTTCATGTGTCCATGGACAAGTTCCTGGCTGCTGTGGCTCTGGCCCTGTCTGAGAAGTACAGATGA
- the LOC115386890 gene encoding hemoglobin subunit alpha-A-like, with product MSLNATDKSVVAGFWKKMAPKAAEMGGDSLARMLAAYPQTKIYFTHFTDLGPNSAQVKKHGANMMNAVGDAVSKIDDLVGGLAELGELHALKLRLDPANHKTLFHNMMLVMAVYFPADFTPEVHVSMDKFLQQIALDMSEKYR from the exons ATGAGTCTCAACGCAACAGACAAGTCCGTGGTGGCCGGCTTCTGGAAGAAAATGGCCCCGAAGGCCGCTGAGATGGGAGGCGATTCTCTGGCCAG GATGCTGGCCGCCTACCCCCAGACTAAGATTTACTTCACCCACTTCACCGATCTCGGTCCTAACTCCGCGCAAGTGAAGAAGCACGGTGCCAACATGATGAACGCTGTCGGAGACGCCGTGTCAAAGATCGACGACCTTGTCGGAGGCCTGGCCGAGCTGGGAGAGCTGCACGCTCTGAAGCTGAGGCTGGACCCTGCCAACCACAAG ACCCTCTTCCACAACATGATGCTGGTGATGGCCGTCTACTTCCCCGCTGACTTCACTCCAGAGGTGCACGTCTCCATGGACAAGTTCCTGCAGCAGATCGCTCTGGATATGTCTGAGAAATACCGATaa
- the LOC115386860 gene encoding hemoglobin subunit beta-2-like, translated as MVKWTDFERAAIQDIFSKIDYGVVGPAALSRCLVVYPWTQRYFGSFGNLYNAAAITSNPKVAAHGRVVLQGLEQAVSNMDNIKAAFADLSVLHSEKLQVDPGNFKLGKDFTAEVQQAFQKFLNVVVASLQKQYY; from the exons ATGGTCAAGTGGACAGACTTCGAGCGTGCAGCCATCCAGGACATCTTCTCCAAGATCGACTACGGTGTCGTTGGTCCTGCTGCTCTTTCCAG GTGTCTGGTGGTCTACCCCTGGACTCAGAGGTACTTTGGCAGCTTTGGAAACCTCTACAACGCTGCTGCCATCACATCCAACCCAAAGGTGGCCGCCCACGGAAGAgtggtcctgcagggtctggaGCAGGCCGTCAGCAACATGGACAACATCAAGGCCGCATTTGCAGATCTGAGTGTGCTGCACTCCGAGAAACTGCAGGTTGACCCCGGAAACTTCAAG CTGGGAAAAGACTTCACAGCTGAAGTCCAGCAAGCGTTCCAGAAGTTCCTCAACGTGGTGGTGGCCTCCCTGCAGAAACAGTACTActga
- the LOC115386891 gene encoding hemoglobin subunit alpha-A-like encodes MSLNATDKSVVAGFWKKMAPKASEMGGDSLARMLAAYPQTKIYFTHFTDLGPNSAQVKKHGANMMNAVGDAVSKIDDLVGGLAELGELHALKLRLDPANHRTLFHNMMLVMAVYFPNDFTPEVHVSMDKFLQQIALAMSEKYR; translated from the exons ATGAGTCTCAACGCAACGGACAAGTCCGTGGTGGCCGGCTTCTGGAAGAAAATGGCCCCGAAGGCCTCTGAGATGGGAGGCGATTCTCTGGCCAG GATGCTGGCCGCCTACCCCCAGACTAAGATTTACTTCACCCATTTCACCGATCTCGGTCCTAACTCCGCGCAAGTGAAGAAGCACGGTGCCAACATGATGAACGCTGTCGGAGACGCCGTGTCAAAGATCGACGACCTTGTCGGAGGCCTGGCCGAGCTGGGAGAGCTGCACGCTCTGAAGCTGAGGCTGGACCCTGCCAACCACAGG ACCCTCTTCCACAACATGATGCTGGTGATGGCCGTCTACTTCCCCAATGACTTCACTCCAGAGGTGCACGTCTCCATGGACAAGTTCCTGCAGCAGATCGCTCTGGCTATGTCTGAGAAATACCGATaa
- the LOC115386855 gene encoding hemoglobin embryonic subunit alpha-like, giving the protein MSLSAKDKDTVKTFWAKVAPRAGDIGADALSRMLVVYPQTKTYFSHWQDLSPGSAPVTQHGAKVMAGVAEAVEKIDDLVAGLQNLSELHAFSLKVDPTNFKILSHNLMVVMAKQFPKDFTPEVQVSVDKFLTLVGLALSEKFR; this is encoded by the exons ATGAGCCTCAGCGCTAAAGACAAGGACACAGTGAAAACCTTCTGGGCCAAAGTGGCTCCCAGAGCGGGGGACATCGGTGCTGATGCTCTGTCCAG GATGCTGGTGGTGTACCCGCAGACCAAGACTTACTTCTCCCACTGGCAGGACCTGAGCCCCGGGTCTGCCCCGGTCACCCAGCACGGAGCCAAAGTGATGGCTGGAGTGGCTGAAGCTGTGGAGAAAATCGACGACCTGGTTGCAGGTCTGCAGAATCTCAGTGAGCTGCATGCCTTCAGTCTGAAAGTGGATCCGACAAACTTCAAG ATTCTGTCTCACAACCTGATGGTGGTCATGGCCAAGCAGTTCCCCAAGGATTTCACTCCTGAGGTTCAGGTGTCCGTGGACAAGTTCCTGACTCTCGTGGGTCTGGCCCTGTCTGAGAAGTTCCGATGa
- the LOC115386967 gene encoding hemoglobin subunit alpha-A-like, which yields MSLSATDKAVVNRLLEENGPKAAEMGGDSLARMLAAYPQLKVYFTHFTDLTPTSPQVKKHGANMMLAVGDAVSKIDDLVGGLAELGELHALKLRLDPANHRTLFHNMMTVMAVYFPNDFTPEVHVSMDKFLQQVAVALSEKYR from the exons ATGAGTCTCAGTGCAACAGACAAGGCCGTGGTGAACCGCCTTCTGGAAGAAAATGGCCCGAAGGCCGCTGAGATGGGAGGCGATTCTCTGGCCAG GATGCTGGCCGCCTACCCTCAGCTTAAGGTTTACTTCACCCACTTCACCGATCTCACTCCTACCTCCCCACAAGTGAAGAAGCATGGTGCCAACATGATGCTCGCTGTTGGAGACGCCGTGTCAAAGATCGACGACCTTGTCGGAGGCCTGGCCGAGCTGGGAGAGCTGCACGCTCTGAAGCTGAGGCTGGACCCTGCCAACCACAGG ACCCTCTTCCACAACATGATGACGGTGATGGCCGTCTACTTCCCCAATGACTTCACTCCAGAGGTGCACGTCTCCATGGACAagttcctgcagcaggtcgCCGTGGCTCTGTCCGAGAAATACCGATaa